From a region of the Candidatus Hydrogenedentota bacterium genome:
- a CDS encoding cobalamin-independent methionine synthase II family protein, whose product MIKTTVVGSYPTPLWLRVHSTREALRDAIIVVLQTQEQAGIDVVADGELNRWDINHAETNGMIDFFVRPLDNFRRDLSFAELQAWRANEQMKFRSAPPGVVVGALGAGQLDLPGNYALFKGLTTKPKKFTVTSPYMLAKTLVDQHYRDTEALMMALADILRDQVASIDADVIQVDEANVTGHAEDGLMAARGINRVLEGVKGEKAVHLCFGNYGGQTIQKGAYKRLVELLNALEADHVVLEMARRTEDDLKALADVRPSLGMGIGVIDIKDNEVETPSEVAARIEAAAKVLGVDRIHYVHPDCGFWMLPRPVADAKMRALVKGRDLFQG is encoded by the coding sequence ATGATCAAGACCACCGTCGTCGGCAGTTACCCCACGCCCCTATGGTTGCGCGTCCACAGCACGCGCGAGGCCCTGCGCGATGCCATCATTGTCGTGCTTCAGACCCAGGAACAGGCCGGTATCGACGTGGTGGCCGATGGCGAGCTCAACCGTTGGGACATCAACCACGCCGAAACCAACGGCATGATCGATTTCTTCGTGCGTCCGCTGGACAACTTCCGGCGTGACCTGAGCTTTGCAGAACTGCAAGCCTGGCGTGCGAACGAGCAGATGAAGTTTCGATCCGCGCCTCCCGGCGTGGTCGTGGGAGCGCTCGGTGCGGGACAGCTCGATTTGCCGGGCAACTACGCGCTTTTCAAAGGCCTCACCACGAAGCCGAAGAAGTTCACCGTGACCAGCCCGTACATGCTTGCGAAGACGCTGGTCGATCAGCACTACCGCGATACGGAAGCGCTGATGATGGCCCTGGCGGACATCCTCCGTGATCAGGTTGCCTCCATCGATGCCGACGTGATCCAGGTGGACGAGGCGAACGTTACGGGGCACGCGGAGGATGGCCTCATGGCCGCCCGGGGTATCAATCGTGTACTGGAAGGGGTAAAGGGGGAGAAGGCGGTCCACCTCTGCTTCGGCAACTACGGCGGACAGACGATTCAAAAGGGCGCCTACAAGCGGCTGGTGGAATTGCTCAATGCCCTCGAGGCGGATCACGTGGTCCTGGAGATGGCGCGCCGTACCGAGGACGATCTGAAGGCCCTGGCCGATGTGCGCCCCAGCTTGGGCATGGGCATTGGCGTCATCGACATCAAGGACAACGAAGTGGAGACGCCCAGCGAAGTAGCCGCGCGCATCGAGGCCGCCGCAAAGGTCCTGGGGGTTGATCGAATTCACTATGTGCACCCCGATTGCGGCTTCTGGATGCTGCCGCGCCCCGTGGCCGATGCGAAGATGAGGGCGCTGGTGAAGGGGCGCGATTTGTTTCAAGGGTGA
- a CDS encoding sulfatase-like hydrolase/transferase, with protein sequence MRCLDCCLSVLLIVFAMTAHGLERPNIVLILTDDLGYGHIGPYGQQKIKTPRLDQMAAEGMRFTRAYAGAALCAASRSVLMTGYHGGHTPVRANGGGIPLRDEDVTVAEVLKAAGYTTALFGKWGLGEAGTSGTPNKQGFDEFFGTLHQRHAQFQYTDYLWHNEKRHLIPENRNGARKVYTHDLILQKALDYLQADHAAPFFCFVSITIPHHEWTAPESAIAPYRGQFPEVAPEFNWREGYHTPDAPRATMAGMISHMDRGVGQILDALKAKGIAENTLVLFTSDNGPDHYSIPDPDFFDANGPLRGYKYDQYEGGIRVPALAWWPGTIHPGDANHVPWHFADFLPTCAELAGAQDSAPRNLDGQSIRSLFQGQPSADLARARFFYWEDDTGQRAGLLSGDWKIIQRGPDSAPELYDLSEDPGESQDLRQQNPEMLARLYALLEASHTEAPPQKNPEAPDGRLYE encoded by the coding sequence ATGCGCTGCTTAGATTGCTGTCTGTCGGTCCTGCTGATCGTTTTCGCCATGACCGCCCACGGCCTCGAACGCCCCAATATCGTCCTGATCCTCACGGACGATCTGGGTTACGGTCATATCGGCCCCTATGGCCAACAGAAAATCAAGACGCCCCGGCTGGATCAAATGGCGGCGGAAGGCATGCGCTTTACCCGGGCCTACGCCGGTGCCGCCCTTTGCGCCGCATCCCGCAGCGTGCTGATGACAGGCTACCATGGCGGCCATACGCCCGTCCGGGCCAATGGCGGCGGCATTCCCCTGCGGGACGAAGATGTGACCGTGGCCGAAGTGCTCAAGGCCGCCGGCTATACCACCGCCCTCTTCGGCAAGTGGGGACTCGGCGAAGCAGGCACATCGGGCACCCCGAACAAACAGGGATTCGATGAGTTTTTCGGCACGCTGCACCAGCGCCACGCTCAATTTCAATACACGGATTATCTGTGGCACAACGAGAAGCGCCACCTGATACCCGAGAACCGCAACGGCGCGAGAAAGGTCTATACCCATGACCTGATCCTGCAAAAAGCACTGGATTACCTTCAGGCGGACCACGCGGCGCCTTTTTTCTGCTTCGTGTCCATCACGATCCCGCACCACGAATGGACCGCCCCCGAATCGGCCATTGCGCCCTATCGCGGCCAGTTTCCCGAAGTGGCGCCCGAGTTCAATTGGCGCGAGGGCTACCACACGCCCGACGCGCCCCGCGCCACCATGGCCGGCATGATTTCCCATATGGATCGGGGCGTGGGCCAGATCCTGGATGCCCTCAAGGCGAAGGGTATCGCGGAGAACACCCTTGTGCTCTTCACTTCGGACAATGGCCCGGATCACTACAGCATTCCCGATCCCGATTTCTTCGACGCCAACGGTCCACTGCGCGGCTACAAGTACGACCAGTACGAAGGCGGCATCCGCGTGCCCGCGCTGGCCTGGTGGCCCGGAACCATCCATCCAGGCGACGCAAACCACGTGCCCTGGCACTTCGCCGACTTTCTCCCCACCTGCGCCGAACTTGCGGGTGCGCAGGATTCGGCCCCGCGGAATCTTGACGGCCAGTCCATCCGGAGTCTTTTCCAGGGCCAGCCGTCGGCCGATCTCGCACGCGCCCGTTTCTTCTACTGGGAGGACGACACCGGACAACGCGCCGGCCTTCTGAGCGGTGATTGGAAGATTATCCAGCGCGGCCCGGACAGCGCGCCGGAGCTCTACGACCTGAGCGAGGATCCCGGCGAGTCACAGGATCTGAGACAGCAGAATCCCGAAATGCTCGCGCGCCTGTACGCCCTGCTCGAAGCCAGTCACACCGAAGCCCCGCCGCAGAAGAACCCGGAAGCGCCGGACGGACGGCTATATGAGTAA
- a CDS encoding arginyltransferase encodes MKLEINRDELESIIHLGDVTDPCPYLPGKEATFRFGNGHLASGHYEELLAWGYRRNGNYVYRPVCGACRECWVLRVPVDTFRMTKSQRRVWNRGAEAFVVSVGSCQYSVEKAEVYRRYLAHQHGTEECAVTEERYSTFLVESCLRHETMELQYRVDGRLAGVGIVDRLRHSLSTVYFYFDPDFSRLSPGTWSALFEIRLAKTWGLPYYYLGYFIPGCAAMNYKARFQPCELKQPDRPGWIPFSPERFPI; translated from the coding sequence ATGAAGCTTGAGATCAACAGGGACGAACTGGAGTCCATCATCCACCTGGGGGACGTGACGGATCCCTGTCCTTACCTGCCCGGTAAGGAGGCGACGTTCCGCTTCGGGAATGGCCATCTGGCGAGCGGGCACTACGAGGAATTGCTGGCCTGGGGCTATCGGCGGAACGGGAACTATGTGTACCGTCCCGTATGTGGCGCCTGCCGGGAGTGCTGGGTGCTGCGCGTTCCCGTGGATACCTTCAGGATGACCAAGTCGCAGCGGCGCGTTTGGAATCGGGGTGCCGAGGCTTTCGTGGTCTCGGTGGGCTCCTGCCAATACAGCGTGGAAAAGGCCGAGGTATACCGCCGCTACCTGGCCCACCAGCACGGAACGGAAGAGTGCGCGGTCACCGAAGAGCGCTACAGCACGTTTCTGGTGGAAAGCTGTCTGCGCCACGAGACGATGGAACTGCAATACCGGGTCGATGGTCGCCTCGCGGGGGTCGGGATTGTTGACCGCCTGCGACATTCCCTTTCCACGGTCTACTTCTACTTTGATCCCGATTTTTCTCGCCTGAGTCCCGGGACCTGGTCCGCCCTGTTTGAAATTCGACTTGCGAAAACCTGGGGGCTGCCTTACTACTATCTGGGCTATTTCATACCCGGATGCGCGGCGATGAACTACAAAGCGCGCTTTCAGCCCTGTGAACTGAAGCAGCCCGACCGACCGGGTTGGATCCCCTTCAGTCCGGAGCGATTCCCAATTTGA
- a CDS encoding diguanylate cyclase, giving the protein MAILSNMRQRHVLIVEDDANTLHLMRDYLSRANFRVRTAPDGWEALKRLKDGPVDIVVSEHSVTDMDGARLREKCMMNPVTRDIPFLFLIDGTQTESHVRALRSGVDDCLIKPFDPVILVAHVQAVIERRRSYEEMVRVDPLTRLLNRPALEKELSEELRRVMRYNRVASLVLIDIDSFTEVNSESGVAMGDLLLTCLSGVILTNIRVMDIAGRYHGGQFILFLPETPLDGAIILTQRIQAQLGAIANAVAGFALTFTASIVALPDDGDDIEVVLPRLEQALEQAKQEFPDGGVLYHWGQGAIGT; this is encoded by the coding sequence ATGGCTATTCTGTCGAATATGCGTCAACGTCATGTGCTCATCGTCGAAGACGATGCCAACACCCTCCACCTGATGCGGGACTACCTGAGCCGGGCCAATTTTCGGGTGCGTACCGCCCCGGATGGCTGGGAGGCCCTGAAGCGACTGAAGGATGGTCCCGTCGACATTGTGGTATCGGAGCATTCGGTGACCGATATGGATGGTGCCCGGCTGCGGGAAAAATGCATGATGAACCCCGTTACGCGGGACATCCCCTTCCTGTTTCTCATCGACGGCACCCAGACCGAGAGCCACGTGCGGGCGCTTCGCAGCGGGGTGGATGACTGTCTCATCAAGCCCTTCGATCCGGTGATCCTGGTGGCCCATGTGCAGGCGGTAATCGAGCGCAGGCGCTCCTACGAGGAAATGGTGCGGGTCGATCCCCTCACCCGCCTGCTCAACCGCCCCGCGCTGGAGAAGGAGCTTTCCGAGGAACTCCGCCGGGTCATGCGCTACAACCGGGTTGCGAGTCTGGTGCTGATCGATATCGATTCATTTACCGAGGTGAACAGCGAAAGCGGTGTGGCCATGGGCGACCTGCTTCTGACCTGTCTTTCCGGCGTCATACTCACCAATATCCGGGTGATGGATATCGCAGGCCGCTATCACGGTGGACAGTTCATACTGTTTCTGCCCGAGACCCCCCTCGATGGCGCGATCATCCTCACCCAGCGCATCCAGGCCCAGCTTGGCGCCATCGCCAATGCCGTGGCGGGCTTTGCATTGACCTTCACCGCGAGCATCGTGGCCCTGCCGGACGATGGCGATGACATCGAGGTCGTGCTGCCGCGCCTGGAGCAGGCCCTGGAGCAGGCAAAGCAGGAGTTTCCCGACGGCGGGGTGCTCTACCACTGGGGTCAGGGCGCCATCGGTACGTGA
- the nhaA gene encoding Na+/H+ antiporter NhaA: MSKRASSPTPPPLEQVSTLQKILHHGAMSAVFLLVAAIAALCLANSSLIVRGRPLSEWYTDLWHLNFGIYLHGEVIAKSLHHLINDGLMSIFFFLVGLEIKREMLVGELASVRKALLPIVAAIGGMVCPALIYSAINATGDGLSGWGIPMATDIAFAAGVLGLLSRRVPTGLAVFLIALAIVDDLGSVTVIALFYTDTIATTPLLTGIAVILTSSLLARLGIRNALVFALLAGVIWVAFFLSGVHATIAGVLFAFTIPADARYETPLFISRITQLLQRFDDAEDHVNPLLVNSRQQRVVRAIEAECVHVEAPLQRIEHKLHPFTAFVIMPVFAFSNSGVQIEFSRIAELYLQPVSLGVIFGLVAGKQLGIMGACWLAVKSGLADLPQGVRWLQLWGVTWLAGIGFTMSLFIAGLAFPLGHDSGHGPADSSAHAADLLAGAKLGILTASIIAGSVGTAILLYASKGNPPALATNEHH, from the coding sequence ATGTCGAAACGTGCTTCTTCCCCCACACCGCCGCCACTGGAGCAAGTTTCTACCTTGCAGAAAATTCTTCACCACGGGGCCATGTCCGCCGTGTTTCTGCTCGTGGCGGCCATCGCGGCGCTTTGTCTGGCGAACAGCTCGCTCATCGTGCGGGGTCGTCCCCTCAGTGAATGGTACACCGATCTGTGGCACCTGAATTTCGGCATATACCTTCATGGCGAGGTGATTGCGAAGTCTCTCCACCACTTGATTAATGATGGACTCATGTCGATTTTCTTCTTCCTGGTGGGGCTGGAAATCAAACGCGAGATGCTGGTCGGCGAGTTGGCCTCGGTCCGGAAGGCGCTGCTCCCCATCGTTGCCGCCATCGGTGGCATGGTCTGTCCCGCCCTCATCTACTCCGCCATCAACGCCACAGGCGACGGGCTTTCGGGCTGGGGCATCCCCATGGCGACCGACATCGCCTTCGCCGCGGGCGTCCTGGGCCTCCTTTCCCGGCGGGTGCCCACGGGGCTGGCGGTCTTCCTGATTGCCCTGGCGATCGTCGATGATCTTGGTTCGGTGACGGTAATCGCCCTGTTCTACACGGATACCATCGCGACGACACCCCTGTTGACGGGAATAGCCGTCATTCTCACGTCCTCTCTTCTCGCGCGGCTGGGTATTCGCAATGCCCTCGTGTTTGCTTTGCTTGCCGGTGTCATCTGGGTGGCCTTCTTCCTCTCCGGCGTTCACGCCACCATTGCGGGCGTGCTGTTCGCCTTCACCATCCCGGCCGACGCACGTTATGAGACGCCGTTGTTCATCAGCCGGATTACACAACTTCTCCAGCGTTTTGACGATGCCGAGGACCATGTGAATCCCCTGCTCGTAAACTCCCGCCAGCAGCGGGTGGTCCGGGCGATTGAAGCGGAATGTGTTCACGTCGAAGCCCCCCTGCAGCGGATCGAGCATAAGCTCCACCCTTTCACCGCGTTCGTCATTATGCCGGTGTTCGCCTTCTCCAACTCCGGGGTGCAGATTGAGTTTTCCCGCATCGCCGAGCTCTATCTCCAGCCGGTTTCTCTGGGCGTGATATTCGGGCTGGTCGCCGGGAAACAACTCGGCATCATGGGGGCGTGCTGGCTGGCGGTCAAGTCCGGCCTGGCGGATCTTCCACAGGGCGTGCGCTGGCTTCAGCTCTGGGGGGTAACCTGGCTTGCCGGCATCGGCTTCACCATGTCCCTGTTTATCGCCGGCCTGGCCTTTCCCCTCGGGCATGACAGTGGCCATGGGCCAGCGGATTCTTCGGCGCACGCCGCCGATCTCCTTGCGGGCGCCAAGCTTGGTATACTTACGGCCAGCATCATCGCCGGAAGCGTGGGGACGGCCATACTGCTTTACGCCAGCAAGGGCAACCCGCCCGCGCTTGCGACGAACGAACACCACTAG
- a CDS encoding citrate synthase: MSSATIILDGKSNDFPAFAGTENEVAIDCTHLRKVTGAITYDPGYGNTGSCKSAITYIDGDNGILRYRGYPIEDLAGTLRFSQVAYLLIHGELPNEQQFKVWREELTRHSLVHESLLKFFDHFPVTAHPMNILASMISSMSSFYPYDAEDEEHINLNVMRLLGQVKTLAAFSYKKSVGQAVIYPQNNLSYAANFLRMMFGQPTEEYVVSPVLERALDALLILHADHEQNCSTSTVRMVGSSRANLYASISSGVNALWGPLHGGANQAVLEMLQMIQADGGDYKKYVEKAKDKDDSFRLMGFGHRVYKNFDPRAKLLREACDDVLKELGINDPLLDIAKNLEEIALNDEFFIERKLYPNVDFYSGIIYRAMGIPTEMFTVLFSIGRMPGWIAHWLEMRNDPDFRIHRPRQIYVGPTERRYKK, translated from the coding sequence ATGAGTAGTGCCACGATTATACTCGATGGAAAAAGCAACGACTTCCCGGCCTTTGCGGGCACGGAAAACGAAGTCGCCATCGATTGCACCCATTTGCGAAAAGTGACCGGCGCAATCACCTATGACCCCGGTTATGGCAACACGGGATCCTGCAAGAGCGCGATCACTTATATCGACGGTGATAACGGAATTCTGCGCTATCGCGGTTATCCGATCGAGGACCTTGCGGGCACACTCCGCTTTTCCCAGGTGGCCTACCTGTTGATCCATGGCGAGCTTCCCAACGAGCAGCAGTTCAAAGTCTGGCGCGAGGAACTCACGCGGCACAGTCTGGTACACGAGAGTCTGCTGAAATTTTTCGACCACTTCCCCGTCACGGCGCACCCCATGAATATCCTGGCGTCGATGATTTCCTCCATGTCTTCCTTTTATCCCTACGACGCCGAAGACGAAGAGCATATTAATCTGAACGTCATGCGTCTTCTCGGGCAGGTCAAGACGCTGGCGGCGTTCTCCTACAAGAAGTCCGTGGGTCAGGCGGTCATTTATCCGCAGAACAATTTGAGCTATGCCGCGAATTTTCTTCGGATGATGTTTGGCCAGCCGACGGAAGAGTATGTAGTGTCTCCCGTGCTGGAACGTGCGCTGGACGCCCTGCTGATTCTTCACGCGGACCACGAGCAGAATTGCAGCACCTCCACGGTACGGATGGTGGGCAGCAGCCGCGCCAATTTGTACGCCTCCATATCTTCCGGCGTAAACGCCCTTTGGGGCCCCCTCCACGGCGGCGCCAACCAGGCCGTGCTGGAAATGCTCCAGATGATCCAGGCCGACGGCGGCGACTACAAGAAGTATGTGGAAAAGGCGAAGGATAAGGACGACAGCTTCCGCCTGATGGGCTTTGGCCACCGGGTCTACAAGAATTTCGATCCGCGCGCCAAGCTGCTTCGCGAAGCCTGCGACGACGTGTTGAAGGAGTTGGGAATCAACGATCCGCTCCTCGATATCGCCAAGAACCTCGAAGAGATCGCGCTCAACGACGAGTTCTTCATCGAGCGCAAGCTGTACCCCAACGTGGACTTCTATAGCGGCATCATCTACCGCGCCATGGGTATCCCCACGGAAATGTTCACGGTGCTGTTCTCGATCGGTCGCATGCCCGGCTGGATCGCGCACTGGCTCGAAATGCGCAACGACCCCGATTTCCGGATCCATCGCCCGCGCCAGATTTACGTGGGGCCGACCGAGCGACGCTACAAGAAGTAG
- a CDS encoding cation transporter, producing the protein MHGSAKHHHDGQGRHHHGHHHHGHGHGHSHGVVDATIASTSRGIWAIKWSFIGLMVTALIQVFVVAMSGSVALLADTIHNFGDAVTAVPLWIAFLFARRKPSPRFPYGLGKVEDIAGAVIVLIILFSALVAAYESVLRFIHPQPIQYLGGVVVASIVGFIGNEAVALFRIRVGREINSVALIADGYHARVDGWTSLAVLAGAVGVWLGFPLADPLIGLGISAAIFGIVWQSARAVTIRALDGIEPDTVEGIKHAVEHVIEHDSVVEVKARWLGHKLRAEVGIALDPALSVEEAGRLVRRIREVLHEHLPHLAGVVVYLAEKHDTT; encoded by the coding sequence ATGCACGGTTCCGCCAAGCATCACCACGATGGTCAAGGGCGCCATCATCATGGACACCATCACCACGGACACGGACACGGGCATTCTCATGGCGTCGTGGATGCCACCATCGCTTCCACGTCGCGCGGCATCTGGGCCATCAAATGGTCCTTCATTGGCCTCATGGTCACCGCGTTGATACAGGTGTTCGTGGTGGCGATGTCGGGCAGCGTGGCGCTTCTGGCGGATACCATTCACAATTTCGGCGATGCCGTCACGGCGGTGCCCCTCTGGATTGCATTCCTCTTTGCCCGGCGAAAGCCGAGTCCACGGTTTCCCTATGGCCTCGGCAAAGTCGAAGACATCGCGGGCGCCGTAATCGTCCTGATCATCCTTTTCAGCGCACTCGTAGCGGCTTACGAATCCGTGCTCAGGTTCATCCATCCCCAGCCCATTCAGTACCTCGGCGGGGTTGTTGTGGCATCCATTGTCGGGTTCATCGGCAATGAGGCTGTGGCCCTGTTCCGCATTCGCGTAGGCCGCGAGATCAACAGTGTGGCCCTTATCGCCGATGGATACCACGCCCGGGTGGATGGCTGGACAAGCCTGGCCGTGCTCGCGGGCGCCGTGGGGGTCTGGCTGGGCTTCCCCCTCGCCGATCCCCTCATCGGGCTGGGCATCTCGGCAGCCATCTTCGGAATCGTCTGGCAGTCGGCGCGCGCTGTAACCATTCGCGCGCTGGATGGGATAGAACCCGATACGGTCGAGGGCATCAAGCATGCCGTGGAACACGTAATCGAGCATGATTCTGTTGTAGAAGTGAAAGCGCGGTGGCTCGGACACAAGCTCCGTGCCGAGGTGGGCATTGCCCTTGACCCCGCGCTGTCGGTGGAAGAGGCTGGCAGGCTAGTTCGGCGGATTCGTGAGGTGCTGCACGAACACTTGCCCCACTTGGCGGGCGTTGTGGTCTATCTGGCCGAGAAACATGACACAACCTGA